TGATCTGGACGAAGTAAAACAGCTTCTCCAATCTGCACCGGGCGTAACGCTGGTGGATGATCCGGCTAATCAAGCCTATCCACTCGCAACGGATGCAGCCGGCAAAAACGATGTGTTCGTAGGCCGTCTGCGCCGCGATCTGGGCGATTCCCGTGGCTTGAACATGTGGATCGTATCGGATAACCTGCTCAAAGGCGCAGCATGGAATGCGGTTCAAATCGCCGAGATCATCGCCGCAAAAACAGCAGCAGTTAGCAGCTAACGGAGGCGTATGGTCATGACGACCTTATTACAAAAAACATCAAACATACTGGTACAAAAATTTGGCGGCACATCGCTCTCAAGCCCTGAAGCGCGACAGCATGTGCTGCGGCATATCAAACGCGAGCTTGCCCGGCAGGTCAAGCTCGTTGTTGTGGTATCCGCAATGGGACGCAGTGGCGACCCATACGCTACCGATACATTACTGGATAGCACCGCTCACAATGGCAGTGTGCCATCTGCACGCGAACGCGATCTGCTGATGGGTTGCGGAGAGATCATTTCTGCTGTCAATCTAAGTGGTATGCTGCATGCCGAGGGCATTCCGGCTGTTGCGTTAACCGGCGCACAGGCAGGTTTTATCACCGATGATAATTTTGGCAACGCGCGTATTCTGGCGATTCGTCCAGAGCGTGTACTGCAAGAACTGGAAGAAGGTAAGGTTGTCATCGTAACTGGCTTCCAAGGTCAAACCGAAAATGGCGATCTGACCACATTGGGACGCGGAGGCAGTGACACGTCGGCAACGGCGCTTGGCGCAGCTTTGCATGCAGGCATGGTGGATATCTATACCGACGTTGAAGGAATTCTGACTGCTGATCCGCGTATTGTCGAGGATGCTAAGCCGCTTGCTTACGTGAGCTATGCCGAAATTTGCAATATGGCTCATCAAGGAGCCAAAGTCATTCATCCACGCGCCGTTGAGATTGCGATGCAGGCGCAGGTGCCAGTACGTGTTCGTTCCACCTTTGCCGAAAGCGAAGGCACGCTGGTTACTCAGCCGGAGCAATTCGTTGATTCGCCGGGTGGTGTGATTGACCGCTTTGTTACTGGTATTACCTACATGAACAATGTAACGCAGATTACAGTTAATCAGCAGGACGGCGTGGAAAACCTCCAGCTTAAAGTATTCCAGTCGATGGCCGAAAACCGCATCAGCGTCGATTTTATTAATGTAACGCCTTACGGGGCGGTCTATACGGTATTGGATTATGAAGCAGAACGGGCAATGGAATTGCTTCGGGATATGGGTCTGCAACCAAGCAGCGTATCCGGATGTGCAAAAGTGTCAGTCGTTGGTGGCGGCATCAACGGTGTACCGGGGATTATGGCGCGAATCGTCGCTGCATTGACCGGTCAAGGCATCACTATCCTTCAGTCTGCCGACTCCAATACAACTATCTGGGTGCTGGTGAAAAAGGAAGATATGGTACAGGCAGTCCGTGCCCTCCACAACCAGTTTGAACTGCACCTATAATCTGCCCAATTTCTGCGGGAACTATCCCGTATTGAAGGAGGAAAAACATTGGTAGACTTTGGAAGACTGATTACGGCAATGGTGACTCCCTTTACTGATCAGGACGAGATCGACTGGGATGCAACAGCCCGTTTAATTGATTATCTGATTGAAGAACAAAAGTCCGAATCCCTTGTTATTTGCGGAACGACCGGTGAATCGCCGACACTGACTGATGAGGAGAAGCTGGAAATGTTCCGCTTCTCCGTCAAACATGCCGCTGGCAGATGCAAAATTATCGCTGGTACAGGTAGCAACAATACCAAGCATTCGATCCATTTGACCCGCGAGGCTTCCAAGCTCGGGGTGGATGGTCTGCTGCTGGTCGTGCCGTATTACAACAAGCCGAATCAGGCAGGTTTGTATGAGCACTTCAAAGCCATTGCAGCTGCAACCGAACTGCCGATTATTGTGTACAATGTTCCGGGGCGTACGGTAACCTGTATGTCTGCGGAAACAACAATCAAACTGGCACAGATCAGCAATATTGTTGCGACGAAGGAATGTGCATCGATTGATCAAGTGACTGAGATCGCCGCTGGGGCGCCAGAAGGCTTCCGTATTTATTCCGGTGAGGATGCAACGGGCTTTGCGGCTGTAACGGTAGGTGCATACGGTATTATCAGCGTAGCGAGCCATGTCGTAGGTCAAACGATGTCCGATATGATCAATCTCTATGTGAATGGTCAGGTAGAACAAGCGGCACGTATTAATCAAAAGCTATTGCCATTGTTCAAAGGACTGTTTTCCTGCCCTGATCCGCTGCCAAACCCGTCTGCGGTCAAATATGCGCTATGTATTCGCGGCTATGGCAATGGGGATGTACGTCTACCTCTGATGCCACCATCAGATGCACAGAAGAAATTTATCGAAGCCTTGCTGTAATATCCATTACGAATCAGCTCAAGATCAGTAGACGTTGTACACAACTGGCTGAATAGCTAGTGCATAATGATGTATAACAATACACTGTATTGAAGCATTGCGGCAAAGCGTTATTAGCTGCATAATGTGAAACCAGTCTATTCTCGAAGTGTTGCAGCTTCGTATGGATAGGTATTCCCTGATTCCAATTATTTTGATAACGATTATCCAAGCACAGCCTATAAAAAGGGCTGTGCTTTTTATTTTATACGGCAGATCCGGTAAAGGGCAGTACATAAAGGGTAAGAAGAGGACGAGAGCACATGCCGAAGCAAACAGACAGACCGGCATGTAGAGGTTGAGCATAGAGAGATTATATGTAGGGATTAGATGTGGAGAAGTTCATCATACACTGAGGAGTGAATGCCCATGAAATCGCAAGCAGTACCTGTTGATTACTCATCGCCCACGTATTTGGAGAAAATGGATGCCTGCTGGCGGGCTGCCAATTATTTGTCAATTGGTCAGATTTATTTGAAGGATAATCCACTGCTGCGTAGACCATTGCAACAAAATGACTTGAAAATTCATCCGATCGGACACTGGGGAACCGTGCCGGGACAGAATTTTATTTATACGCATTTGAATCGAGTGATTAATAAATATGATCTTAACATGTTTTACATTGAGGGTCCCGGACATGGTGGTCAGGTGATGGTATCCAATGCGTATCTGGAAGGCAGTTATACGGAGATTTATCCAGAAATCACTTGTGATGAACAGGGTATGCAGCGACTGTTCCGCCAGTTTTCATTTCCCGGTGGCGTTGCTTCCCATGCTGCTCCAGAAACGCCGGGTTCCATTCATGAAGGCGGCGAATTGGGATATTCGTTATCTCATGCGGTCGGTGCCATTCTAGATCATCCCGATCTGATTGCTGCTGTTGTGATCGGCGATGGGGAAGCGGAGACGGGTCCACTCGCAGCTTCATGGTTTTCTAACCGTTTTATTAACCCAGTGACTGATGGTGCAGTGCTGCCTATTTTGCATCTAAATGGCTTCAAAATCAGCAATCCTACCATTCTGGCGCGTCAGAGTGATGAGGAGCTGCATGCTTATTTTACCGGAATGGGCTGGGAGCCGATCTTTGTTGAAGGCGATGATCCACAGCAGATGCACCCAGCGATGGCTGGAGCATTGGATCATATCATAGAGCGGATTCAGCATATTCAGCACAATGCTCGCCATAACAATGATCTTCAACGTCCGCGTTGGCCGCTGCTTATTTTCCGTAGTCCCAAAGGTTGGACAGGTCCAAAAGAGTGGGATGGCAAAGTGATCGAAGGCTCATTTCGGGCGCATCAGGTGCCAATGCCTGCGGATCAAGCGCATATGCAGTATGCTCCCGAATTAACGTCTTGGATGCAGAGCTATCGACCAGAAGAATGCTTTGATGAGCAGGGGAGATTGCGTGCAGAGCTGGCGGACATTCTGCCGAAGGGTCAAAAGCGGATGAGTATGAATCCAGTCACTAACGGCGGTCTGCTCACTAAGGATTTGAAGCTACCGTCGCTTGCAGAGCATCAGCTATCTATCACGCAGCCGGGAGTGGAGCAAGCACAGGACATGGAGGTTCTGGCGCAGTATGTTCGGGATCTGATTGTGCTGAATCGGGACGAACGTCATTTTCGTATTTTCGGACCGGATGAAACGATGTCCAATCGGTTGACGCCTGTATTTGAAGTGACAGAGCGACGCTGGATGGCACCCATTCATCCACAAACAGATGAGCATCTGGCGCATGATGGATTTGTGATTGATTCGCAGTTATCTGAGCATCAGGCGGAGGGAATGCTGGAAGGGTATCTGCTGAGTGGGCGACATGGCTTTTTTGCCAGCTATGAGTCGTTTTTGCGCATTGTTGATTCTATGATTACCCAGCATTTCAAATGGTTGCGCAAATCAAGTGTATTGGATTGGCGTGCCGATATTCCATCGCTGAATCTGATCGCCTCATCAACCGTATTTCAGCAGGATCACAACGGCTATACTCATCAAGACCCCGGTATTTTGGGACATTTGGCAGACAAGCGGCATGATCTAGTACGCGAATATTTGCCTGCGGATGCGAATACCTTACTGGCAGTATTTGAAAAGGTTGCGAATGATCGCGGTAAGATCAACCTAATCATTACGTCCAAGCATCCACGTCTGCAATGGTTC
The DNA window shown above is from Paenibacillus sp. JQZ6Y-1 and carries:
- the dapA gene encoding 4-hydroxy-tetrahydrodipicolinate synthase, with product MVDFGRLITAMVTPFTDQDEIDWDATARLIDYLIEEQKSESLVICGTTGESPTLTDEEKLEMFRFSVKHAAGRCKIIAGTGSNNTKHSIHLTREASKLGVDGLLLVVPYYNKPNQAGLYEHFKAIAAATELPIIVYNVPGRTVTCMSAETTIKLAQISNIVATKECASIDQVTEIAAGAPEGFRIYSGEDATGFAAVTVGAYGIISVASHVVGQTMSDMINLYVNGQVEQAARINQKLLPLFKGLFSCPDPLPNPSAVKYALCIRGYGNGDVRLPLMPPSDAQKKFIEALL
- the dapG gene encoding aspartate kinase, whose product is MTTLLQKTSNILVQKFGGTSLSSPEARQHVLRHIKRELARQVKLVVVVSAMGRSGDPYATDTLLDSTAHNGSVPSARERDLLMGCGEIISAVNLSGMLHAEGIPAVALTGAQAGFITDDNFGNARILAIRPERVLQELEEGKVVIVTGFQGQTENGDLTTLGRGGSDTSATALGAALHAGMVDIYTDVEGILTADPRIVEDAKPLAYVSYAEICNMAHQGAKVIHPRAVEIAMQAQVPVRVRSTFAESEGTLVTQPEQFVDSPGGVIDRFVTGITYMNNVTQITVNQQDGVENLQLKVFQSMAENRISVDFINVTPYGAVYTVLDYEAERAMELLRDMGLQPSSVSGCAKVSVVGGGINGVPGIMARIVAALTGQGITILQSADSNTTIWVLVKKEDMVQAVRALHNQFELHL
- a CDS encoding phosphoketolase family protein, translated to MKSQAVPVDYSSPTYLEKMDACWRAANYLSIGQIYLKDNPLLRRPLQQNDLKIHPIGHWGTVPGQNFIYTHLNRVINKYDLNMFYIEGPGHGGQVMVSNAYLEGSYTEIYPEITCDEQGMQRLFRQFSFPGGVASHAAPETPGSIHEGGELGYSLSHAVGAILDHPDLIAAVVIGDGEAETGPLAASWFSNRFINPVTDGAVLPILHLNGFKISNPTILARQSDEELHAYFTGMGWEPIFVEGDDPQQMHPAMAGALDHIIERIQHIQHNARHNNDLQRPRWPLLIFRSPKGWTGPKEWDGKVIEGSFRAHQVPMPADQAHMQYAPELTSWMQSYRPEECFDEQGRLRAELADILPKGQKRMSMNPVTNGGLLTKDLKLPSLAEHQLSITQPGVEQAQDMEVLAQYVRDLIVLNRDERHFRIFGPDETMSNRLTPVFEVTERRWMAPIHPQTDEHLAHDGFVIDSQLSEHQAEGMLEGYLLSGRHGFFASYESFLRIVDSMITQHFKWLRKSSVLDWRADIPSLNLIASSTVFQQDHNGYTHQDPGILGHLADKRHDLVREYLPADANTLLAVFEKVANDRGKINLIITSKHPRLQWFTPTEAAELVERGMSIVPWASTAAPNEEPDLVIAAAGTEPMTEALAAVSILHEYLPDLNIRFVSVVDLLRLRIQDRDPRGLSEQDCISYFTGNKPVLFAFHGYEGLIRDLFFDHPNRNIHIHGYRENGDITTPFDMRVRNELDRFSLVKAALRSLPEHDDHNTFITSMDEMLKKHNEYIRSEGTDLPEVEQWRWSGLT